From the Thunnus albacares chromosome 24, fThuAlb1.1, whole genome shotgun sequence genome, one window contains:
- the trak2 gene encoding trafficking kinesin-binding protein 2 isoform X4, which yields MPVLNIYNEEGYDHFAMEVLSADRVEQMTKTYNDIEVVTHLLAERDRDLELAARIGQSLLQRNHLLQERNEAIEEQLAQALDQVHQLQHELSKKDELLRMVASASEESETDSSVSTPLRQPQQPGAAAAAAALSQLECLQSKLQDLEEENLLLRSEACQLKRDTITYEEKEQQLVSDCVKELRESNTQMVSLTDELSQKNEELLRHQEEIAQLLSQIVELQHRVKELALEKEELRIHLQASKDAQRQLTAELNELSERNIECVEMLHESQEEIKELRSKNAPSTGMRRHLSYGLYPMDSLAAEIEGTMRRELSVDEETAFENQRDSQKRVFQTVRSINASTSRPASATPPIPGSGQSSLVMTAQPFLSAQGEEVRIGQPGSPGGNDLTRALHRLSLRRQNFLCERQFFQAEREKKLQALSGVEADGDGSSCGSPMSSVLSFSNLSELSISSSVFKTFLPEKLQIVKPMEGSLTLHHWQQLAKPHLATILDPHPGVVTKGFRPLAQDAVYRLSDMEEDEEVEEYRERGSSVLEKGAAERGKEEEDEEEEEGGITFKVRCSSTPEERKDRKHSVSPLPAPPLSPTLPTSSGTPAATCSVRSDPCVTPGPRHVTEKSSLSSQPIPVVTTATVQSQSQICTLTSTTTTTTSSSVQNPGKCQSITFSTYTFTTCRILHPSDVTQVTPSSQLSLMANTPSSMRTGPSTPVTPCRLSLGDSFPPRRVSAPVSSLTKLVLERGISAQVSTDTPPSSPRPTTRQPLFHLLPSTPPNSPSHSPVPSPVPMDTRHHPADNFLASRPAELFLQDVYGLNLGRAPHPDLPSPSQETPALAPPPKSGRPRLDSANVGLVERLRRLGFTKVLQGADSEAPMPRQDSATFVSAGGGSLLDGLRRNQSLPAMIGAGARAGKSAGNPTLPPSHPTSLALPPPPWHRHLTSVSHHPPPGSAKR from the exons ATGCCGGTTTTAAACATCTACAATGAGGAGGGTTACGATCATTTCGCTATGGAAG TCCTCAGTGCCGATCGCGTAGAGCAGATGACCAAGACGTACAATGACATTGAAGTGGTCACGCACCTTTTGGCCGAG CGGGACAGAGACTTGGAGCTGGCAGCTCGGATCGGTCAGTCGCTTCTACAGAGGAACCACCTGCTGCAGGAACGCAATGAGGCCATAGAGGAACAGCTAGCACAGGCCCTGGACCAG GTTCACCAGCTGCAGCATGAGCTCAGTAAGAAGGATGAGTTGCTGCGGATGGTGGCCAGCGCCTCCGAGGAGAGCGAGACCGACTCCAGCGTGTCCACGCCGCTGCGGCAGCCTCAGCAACCAGGGGCGGCCGCCGCTGCCGCTGCCCTCAGCCAGCTGGAGTGTCTGCAGAGCAAGCTGCAGGACTTGGAGGAGGAAAACCTGTTGCTGAGGTCTGAG GCCTGCCAGCTGAAGAGAGACACCATCACCTATGAGGAGAAAGAACAGCAGCTAGTGAGCGACTGTGTCAAGGAGCTCC GCGAGTCCAACACGCAGATGGTGTCTCTGACAGATGAGCTGTCTCAGAAGAACGAGGAGCTGCTCAGACACCAGGAGGAGATCGCTCAGCTGCTCTCCCAgatagtagagctgcaacacaGAGtgaaggag CTGGCTCTGGAGAAAGAGGAGCTGAGGATCCACCTGCAGGCCTCCAAAGATGCTCAGAGACAGCTCACAGCAGAG CTGAACGAGTTGTCGGAGAGGAATATCGAGTGTGTAGAGATGCTCCATGAGTCCCAGGAGGAGATTAAAGAACTTCGCAGTAAAAACGCTCCATCCACCGGGATGAGAAGGCACCTTTCCTACGGCCTCTACCCCATG gacTCCCTGGCAGCAGAGATCGAGGGCACCATGAGGAGAGAGCTGAGTGTAGATGAAGAGACAGCCTTTGAGAACCAAAG AGATTCCCAGAAGCGAGTTTTCCAGACAGTCCGCTCGATCAACGCCTCAACATCGCGGCCAGCTTCAGCCACCCCTCCTATCCCCGGCTCAGGACAGAGCTCTCTAGTGATGACCGCACAGCCCTTCCTGTCTGCTCAGGG AGAGGAGGTGCGAATCGGCCAGCCGGGCTCCCCGGGTGGAAACGACCTCACCAGAGCCCTCCATCGCCTGTCGCTGCGGCGACAGAACTTCCTGTGCGAGCGGCAGTTCTTCCAAGCTGAGCGTGAGAAGAAGCTACAGGCCCTGTCAGGGGTGGAGGCGGACGGGGACGGCAGCAGCTGCGGCTCACCGATGAGCAGCGTTCTCTCCTTCTCCAACCTGTCAGAACTCTCCATCAGCTCCAGCGTTTTCAAGACCTTCCTGCCTGAGAAGCTTCAGATCGTCAAACCAATGGAAG GCTCACTGACGCTCCATCACTGGCAGCAGCTGGCCAAACCGCACCTAGCCACCATCCTGGACCCCCACCCCGGGGTGGTGACCAAGGGTTTCCGCCCACTGGCTCAGGATGCAGTCTACCGCCTCTCTGACatggaggaggacgaggaggtcgaagagtacagagagagagggtcCAGCGTTCTGGAGAAGGGGGCGGCAGAGCGGGgtaaagaggaggaagatgaggaagaggaggaaggcgGGATCACCTTCAAGGTGCGCTGTTCGTCTACGCcggaggagaggaaagacagaaagcatTCGGTGTCGCCGCTTCCTgcgcctcctctctcccccaCCCTGCCGACGTCATCTGGGACACCTGCCGCCACCTGCTCGGTCAGATCAGACCCCTGCGTGACCCCCGGACCCCGCCATGTCACAGAGAAATCCAGCCTATCATCTCAACCCATTCCAGTAGTCACTACAGCAACGGTCCAATCACAGAGTCAAATTTGCACCttgacatcaacaacaacaacaacaacatcttcCTCTG TCCAAAACCCAGGCAAGTGTCAGAGCATCACCTTCTCCACCTACACCTTCACAACCTGCCGCATCCTGCACCCTAGTGACGTCACACAGGTCACCCCGAG TTCCCAGTTGTCTCTCATGGCCAACACACCCAGCTCCATGAGGACAGGTCCCAGTACCCCCGTGACTCCCTGCAGACTGAGTCTGGGGGATTCCTTCCCCCCTCGACGCGTCTCTGCGCCTGTCAGCAGCCTCACCAAGCTGGTCCTGGAGAGGGGCATTTCTGCACAAGTCTCCACTGACACCCCACCTTCATCTCCGAGACCCACAACCCGGCAGCCCCTCTTCCACCTTCTCCCAAGCACACCTCCTAACTCCCCCTCGCACTCACCCGTTCCCTCCCCTGTGCCCATGGACACCCGCCATCACCCAGCTGACAATTTCTTAGCGTCGCGGCCGGCAGAGCTTTTCCTCCAGGACGTTTACGGGTTGAATCTGGGCCGCGCCCCACATCCTGACCTACCGAGCCCCTCCCAGGAAACCCCAGCGCTTGCCCCGCCCCCCAAGTCAGGACGACCCAGGCTCGACTCGGCCAACGTCGGCCTGGTGGAAAGGCTACGGCGGCTGGGATTCACCAAGGTGCTCCAGGGTGCAGACTCCGAGGCTCCAATGCCACGGCAGGATTCTGCCACCTTTGTGTCAGCGGGCGGAGGCAGCTTATTGGACGGCCTGAGGCGCAACCAGAGTCTCCCTGCCATGATTGGTGCTGGTGCACGAGCCGGAAAGTCAGCCGGAAACCCAACACTTCCTCCTTCTCACCCGACCTCCCTGGCCCTCCCCCCACCACCCTGGCACCGACATCTCACCTCCGTCTCCCACCACCCCCCGCCTGGTTCAGCTAAACGctga
- the trak2 gene encoding trafficking kinesin-binding protein 2 isoform X3 codes for MPVLNIYNEEGYDHFAMEAYLALEPSSYSHPGSQSLSKVLSADRVEQMTKTYNDIEVVTHLLAERDRDLELAARIGQSLLQRNHLLQERNEAIEEQLAQALDQVHQLQHELSKKDELLRMVASASEESETDSSVSTPLRQPQQPGAAAAAAALSQLECLQSKLQDLEEENLLLRSEACQLKRDTITYEEKEQQLVSDCVKELRESNTQMVSLTDELSQKNEELLRHQEEIAQLLSQIVELQHRVKELALEKEELRIHLQASKDAQRQLTAELNELSERNIECVEMLHESQEEIKELRSKNAPSTGMRRHLSYGLYPMDSLAAEIEGTMRRELSVDEETAFENQRDSQKRVFQTVRSINASTSRPASATPPIPGSGQSSLVMTAQPFLSAQGEEVRIGQPGSPGGNDLTRALHRLSLRRQNFLCERQFFQAEREKKLQALSGVEADGDGSSCGSPMSSVLSFSNLSELSISSSVFKTFLPEKLQIVKPMEGSLTLHHWQQLAKPHLATILDPHPGVVTKGFRPLAQDAVYRLSDMEEDEEVEEYRERGSSVLEKGAAERGKEEEDEEEEEGGITFKVRCSSTPEERKDRKHSVSPLPAPPLSPTLPTSSGTPAATCSVRSDPCVTPGPRHVTEKSSLSSQPIPVVTTATVQSQSQICTLTSTTTTTTSSSVQNPGKCQSITFSTYTFTTCRILHPSDVTQVTPSSQLSLMANTPSSMRTGPSTPVTPCRLSLGDSFPPRRVSAPVSSLTKLVLERGISAQVSTDTPPSSPRPTTRQPLFHLLPSTPPNSPSHSPVPSPVPMDTRHHPADNFLASRPAELFLQDVYGLNLGRAPHPDLPSPSQETPALAPPPKSGRPRLDSANVGLVERLRRLGFTKVLQGADSEAPMPRQDSATFVSAGGGSLLDGLRRNQSLPAMIGAGARAGKSAGNPTLPPSHPTSLALPPPPWHRHLTSVSHHPPPGSAKR; via the exons ATGCCGGTTTTAAACATCTACAATGAGGAGGGTTACGATCATTTCGCTATGGAAG CGTATCTTGCTTTGGAGCCCTCCTCTTATTCCCACCCCGGCTCTCAGAGCCTCTCCAAAG TCCTCAGTGCCGATCGCGTAGAGCAGATGACCAAGACGTACAATGACATTGAAGTGGTCACGCACCTTTTGGCCGAG CGGGACAGAGACTTGGAGCTGGCAGCTCGGATCGGTCAGTCGCTTCTACAGAGGAACCACCTGCTGCAGGAACGCAATGAGGCCATAGAGGAACAGCTAGCACAGGCCCTGGACCAG GTTCACCAGCTGCAGCATGAGCTCAGTAAGAAGGATGAGTTGCTGCGGATGGTGGCCAGCGCCTCCGAGGAGAGCGAGACCGACTCCAGCGTGTCCACGCCGCTGCGGCAGCCTCAGCAACCAGGGGCGGCCGCCGCTGCCGCTGCCCTCAGCCAGCTGGAGTGTCTGCAGAGCAAGCTGCAGGACTTGGAGGAGGAAAACCTGTTGCTGAGGTCTGAG GCCTGCCAGCTGAAGAGAGACACCATCACCTATGAGGAGAAAGAACAGCAGCTAGTGAGCGACTGTGTCAAGGAGCTCC GCGAGTCCAACACGCAGATGGTGTCTCTGACAGATGAGCTGTCTCAGAAGAACGAGGAGCTGCTCAGACACCAGGAGGAGATCGCTCAGCTGCTCTCCCAgatagtagagctgcaacacaGAGtgaaggag CTGGCTCTGGAGAAAGAGGAGCTGAGGATCCACCTGCAGGCCTCCAAAGATGCTCAGAGACAGCTCACAGCAGAG CTGAACGAGTTGTCGGAGAGGAATATCGAGTGTGTAGAGATGCTCCATGAGTCCCAGGAGGAGATTAAAGAACTTCGCAGTAAAAACGCTCCATCCACCGGGATGAGAAGGCACCTTTCCTACGGCCTCTACCCCATG gacTCCCTGGCAGCAGAGATCGAGGGCACCATGAGGAGAGAGCTGAGTGTAGATGAAGAGACAGCCTTTGAGAACCAAAG AGATTCCCAGAAGCGAGTTTTCCAGACAGTCCGCTCGATCAACGCCTCAACATCGCGGCCAGCTTCAGCCACCCCTCCTATCCCCGGCTCAGGACAGAGCTCTCTAGTGATGACCGCACAGCCCTTCCTGTCTGCTCAGGG AGAGGAGGTGCGAATCGGCCAGCCGGGCTCCCCGGGTGGAAACGACCTCACCAGAGCCCTCCATCGCCTGTCGCTGCGGCGACAGAACTTCCTGTGCGAGCGGCAGTTCTTCCAAGCTGAGCGTGAGAAGAAGCTACAGGCCCTGTCAGGGGTGGAGGCGGACGGGGACGGCAGCAGCTGCGGCTCACCGATGAGCAGCGTTCTCTCCTTCTCCAACCTGTCAGAACTCTCCATCAGCTCCAGCGTTTTCAAGACCTTCCTGCCTGAGAAGCTTCAGATCGTCAAACCAATGGAAG GCTCACTGACGCTCCATCACTGGCAGCAGCTGGCCAAACCGCACCTAGCCACCATCCTGGACCCCCACCCCGGGGTGGTGACCAAGGGTTTCCGCCCACTGGCTCAGGATGCAGTCTACCGCCTCTCTGACatggaggaggacgaggaggtcgaagagtacagagagagagggtcCAGCGTTCTGGAGAAGGGGGCGGCAGAGCGGGgtaaagaggaggaagatgaggaagaggaggaaggcgGGATCACCTTCAAGGTGCGCTGTTCGTCTACGCcggaggagaggaaagacagaaagcatTCGGTGTCGCCGCTTCCTgcgcctcctctctcccccaCCCTGCCGACGTCATCTGGGACACCTGCCGCCACCTGCTCGGTCAGATCAGACCCCTGCGTGACCCCCGGACCCCGCCATGTCACAGAGAAATCCAGCCTATCATCTCAACCCATTCCAGTAGTCACTACAGCAACGGTCCAATCACAGAGTCAAATTTGCACCttgacatcaacaacaacaacaacaacatcttcCTCTG TCCAAAACCCAGGCAAGTGTCAGAGCATCACCTTCTCCACCTACACCTTCACAACCTGCCGCATCCTGCACCCTAGTGACGTCACACAGGTCACCCCGAG TTCCCAGTTGTCTCTCATGGCCAACACACCCAGCTCCATGAGGACAGGTCCCAGTACCCCCGTGACTCCCTGCAGACTGAGTCTGGGGGATTCCTTCCCCCCTCGACGCGTCTCTGCGCCTGTCAGCAGCCTCACCAAGCTGGTCCTGGAGAGGGGCATTTCTGCACAAGTCTCCACTGACACCCCACCTTCATCTCCGAGACCCACAACCCGGCAGCCCCTCTTCCACCTTCTCCCAAGCACACCTCCTAACTCCCCCTCGCACTCACCCGTTCCCTCCCCTGTGCCCATGGACACCCGCCATCACCCAGCTGACAATTTCTTAGCGTCGCGGCCGGCAGAGCTTTTCCTCCAGGACGTTTACGGGTTGAATCTGGGCCGCGCCCCACATCCTGACCTACCGAGCCCCTCCCAGGAAACCCCAGCGCTTGCCCCGCCCCCCAAGTCAGGACGACCCAGGCTCGACTCGGCCAACGTCGGCCTGGTGGAAAGGCTACGGCGGCTGGGATTCACCAAGGTGCTCCAGGGTGCAGACTCCGAGGCTCCAATGCCACGGCAGGATTCTGCCACCTTTGTGTCAGCGGGCGGAGGCAGCTTATTGGACGGCCTGAGGCGCAACCAGAGTCTCCCTGCCATGATTGGTGCTGGTGCACGAGCCGGAAAGTCAGCCGGAAACCCAACACTTCCTCCTTCTCACCCGACCTCCCTGGCCCTCCCCCCACCACCCTGGCACCGACATCTCACCTCCGTCTCCCACCACCCCCCGCCTGGTTCAGCTAAACGctga
- the trak2 gene encoding trafficking kinesin-binding protein 2 isoform X2 produces MFEVKPRAVEKKESSTETDEGLGSTGKHYGSGSLGSGSAGSGSVYLSDSQDWVVSPSCSPEEGSGQHNAISPMLAEETFRYMILSADRVEQMTKTYNDIEVVTHLLAERDRDLELAARIGQSLLQRNHLLQERNEAIEEQLAQALDQVHQLQHELSKKDELLRMVASASEESETDSSVSTPLRQPQQPGAAAAAAALSQLECLQSKLQDLEEENLLLRSEACQLKRDTITYEEKEQQLVSDCVKELRESNTQMVSLTDELSQKNEELLRHQEEIAQLLSQIVELQHRVKELALEKEELRIHLQASKDAQRQLTAELNELSERNIECVEMLHESQEEIKELRSKNAPSTGMRRHLSYGLYPMDSLAAEIEGTMRRELSVDEETAFENQRDSQKRVFQTVRSINASTSRPASATPPIPGSGQSSLVMTAQPFLSAQGEEVRIGQPGSPGGNDLTRALHRLSLRRQNFLCERQFFQAEREKKLQALSGVEADGDGSSCGSPMSSVLSFSNLSELSISSSVFKTFLPEKLQIVKPMEGSLTLHHWQQLAKPHLATILDPHPGVVTKGFRPLAQDAVYRLSDMEEDEEVEEYRERGSSVLEKGAAERGKEEEDEEEEEGGITFKVRCSSTPEERKDRKHSVSPLPAPPLSPTLPTSSGTPAATCSVRSDPCVTPGPRHVTEKSSLSSQPIPVVTTATVQSQSQICTLTSTTTTTTSSSVQNPGKCQSITFSTYTFTTCRILHPSDVTQVTPSSQLSLMANTPSSMRTGPSTPVTPCRLSLGDSFPPRRVSAPVSSLTKLVLERGISAQVSTDTPPSSPRPTTRQPLFHLLPSTPPNSPSHSPVPSPVPMDTRHHPADNFLASRPAELFLQDVYGLNLGRAPHPDLPSPSQETPALAPPPKSGRPRLDSANVGLVERLRRLGFTKVLQGADSEAPMPRQDSATFVSAGGGSLLDGLRRNQSLPAMIGAGARAGKSAGNPTLPPSHPTSLALPPPPWHRHLTSVSHHPPPGSAKR; encoded by the exons ATGTTTGAAGTCAAACCCCGGGCGGTGGAGAAGAAAGAATCCAGCACTGAGACAG ATGAGGGGCTGGGCAGCACCGGGAAGCACTACGGCTCCGGCTCACTGGGCTCTGGTTCAGCCGGCTCCGGGTCTGTCTACCTGTCAGACAGCCAGGACTGGGTGGTTTCCCCGAGCTGCTCCCCGGAGGAAGGCTCCGGCCAACACAACGCCATCTCCCCCATGCTGGCAGAGGAGACTTTCCGCTACATga TCCTCAGTGCCGATCGCGTAGAGCAGATGACCAAGACGTACAATGACATTGAAGTGGTCACGCACCTTTTGGCCGAG CGGGACAGAGACTTGGAGCTGGCAGCTCGGATCGGTCAGTCGCTTCTACAGAGGAACCACCTGCTGCAGGAACGCAATGAGGCCATAGAGGAACAGCTAGCACAGGCCCTGGACCAG GTTCACCAGCTGCAGCATGAGCTCAGTAAGAAGGATGAGTTGCTGCGGATGGTGGCCAGCGCCTCCGAGGAGAGCGAGACCGACTCCAGCGTGTCCACGCCGCTGCGGCAGCCTCAGCAACCAGGGGCGGCCGCCGCTGCCGCTGCCCTCAGCCAGCTGGAGTGTCTGCAGAGCAAGCTGCAGGACTTGGAGGAGGAAAACCTGTTGCTGAGGTCTGAG GCCTGCCAGCTGAAGAGAGACACCATCACCTATGAGGAGAAAGAACAGCAGCTAGTGAGCGACTGTGTCAAGGAGCTCC GCGAGTCCAACACGCAGATGGTGTCTCTGACAGATGAGCTGTCTCAGAAGAACGAGGAGCTGCTCAGACACCAGGAGGAGATCGCTCAGCTGCTCTCCCAgatagtagagctgcaacacaGAGtgaaggag CTGGCTCTGGAGAAAGAGGAGCTGAGGATCCACCTGCAGGCCTCCAAAGATGCTCAGAGACAGCTCACAGCAGAG CTGAACGAGTTGTCGGAGAGGAATATCGAGTGTGTAGAGATGCTCCATGAGTCCCAGGAGGAGATTAAAGAACTTCGCAGTAAAAACGCTCCATCCACCGGGATGAGAAGGCACCTTTCCTACGGCCTCTACCCCATG gacTCCCTGGCAGCAGAGATCGAGGGCACCATGAGGAGAGAGCTGAGTGTAGATGAAGAGACAGCCTTTGAGAACCAAAG AGATTCCCAGAAGCGAGTTTTCCAGACAGTCCGCTCGATCAACGCCTCAACATCGCGGCCAGCTTCAGCCACCCCTCCTATCCCCGGCTCAGGACAGAGCTCTCTAGTGATGACCGCACAGCCCTTCCTGTCTGCTCAGGG AGAGGAGGTGCGAATCGGCCAGCCGGGCTCCCCGGGTGGAAACGACCTCACCAGAGCCCTCCATCGCCTGTCGCTGCGGCGACAGAACTTCCTGTGCGAGCGGCAGTTCTTCCAAGCTGAGCGTGAGAAGAAGCTACAGGCCCTGTCAGGGGTGGAGGCGGACGGGGACGGCAGCAGCTGCGGCTCACCGATGAGCAGCGTTCTCTCCTTCTCCAACCTGTCAGAACTCTCCATCAGCTCCAGCGTTTTCAAGACCTTCCTGCCTGAGAAGCTTCAGATCGTCAAACCAATGGAAG GCTCACTGACGCTCCATCACTGGCAGCAGCTGGCCAAACCGCACCTAGCCACCATCCTGGACCCCCACCCCGGGGTGGTGACCAAGGGTTTCCGCCCACTGGCTCAGGATGCAGTCTACCGCCTCTCTGACatggaggaggacgaggaggtcgaagagtacagagagagagggtcCAGCGTTCTGGAGAAGGGGGCGGCAGAGCGGGgtaaagaggaggaagatgaggaagaggaggaaggcgGGATCACCTTCAAGGTGCGCTGTTCGTCTACGCcggaggagaggaaagacagaaagcatTCGGTGTCGCCGCTTCCTgcgcctcctctctcccccaCCCTGCCGACGTCATCTGGGACACCTGCCGCCACCTGCTCGGTCAGATCAGACCCCTGCGTGACCCCCGGACCCCGCCATGTCACAGAGAAATCCAGCCTATCATCTCAACCCATTCCAGTAGTCACTACAGCAACGGTCCAATCACAGAGTCAAATTTGCACCttgacatcaacaacaacaacaacaacatcttcCTCTG TCCAAAACCCAGGCAAGTGTCAGAGCATCACCTTCTCCACCTACACCTTCACAACCTGCCGCATCCTGCACCCTAGTGACGTCACACAGGTCACCCCGAG TTCCCAGTTGTCTCTCATGGCCAACACACCCAGCTCCATGAGGACAGGTCCCAGTACCCCCGTGACTCCCTGCAGACTGAGTCTGGGGGATTCCTTCCCCCCTCGACGCGTCTCTGCGCCTGTCAGCAGCCTCACCAAGCTGGTCCTGGAGAGGGGCATTTCTGCACAAGTCTCCACTGACACCCCACCTTCATCTCCGAGACCCACAACCCGGCAGCCCCTCTTCCACCTTCTCCCAAGCACACCTCCTAACTCCCCCTCGCACTCACCCGTTCCCTCCCCTGTGCCCATGGACACCCGCCATCACCCAGCTGACAATTTCTTAGCGTCGCGGCCGGCAGAGCTTTTCCTCCAGGACGTTTACGGGTTGAATCTGGGCCGCGCCCCACATCCTGACCTACCGAGCCCCTCCCAGGAAACCCCAGCGCTTGCCCCGCCCCCCAAGTCAGGACGACCCAGGCTCGACTCGGCCAACGTCGGCCTGGTGGAAAGGCTACGGCGGCTGGGATTCACCAAGGTGCTCCAGGGTGCAGACTCCGAGGCTCCAATGCCACGGCAGGATTCTGCCACCTTTGTGTCAGCGGGCGGAGGCAGCTTATTGGACGGCCTGAGGCGCAACCAGAGTCTCCCTGCCATGATTGGTGCTGGTGCACGAGCCGGAAAGTCAGCCGGAAACCCAACACTTCCTCCTTCTCACCCGACCTCCCTGGCCCTCCCCCCACCACCCTGGCACCGACATCTCACCTCCGTCTCCCACCACCCCCCGCCTGGTTCAGCTAAACGctga